Proteins found in one Roseovarius pelagicus genomic segment:
- a CDS encoding DUF3299 domain-containing protein — translation MVSAMPSRREVLLGLSMLTVAGRSVAETVIELAWRDLLPEDDHSLPGNLQGIVRHDESSMASRQPMSTGIRTDWNGQIVRLAGFIVPIDHRGTGVTAFILVPYVGACVHVPPPPSNQLVFVTTEVPYESSGMFEAVAVTGMFGTASTSTQLADIGYVLSADEIRSYRR, via the coding sequence ATGGTAAGCGCAATGCCGTCCCGCCGAGAGGTCCTGCTCGGGCTGTCGATGCTGACGGTCGCCGGTCGCAGCGTTGCCGAAACGGTTATTGAGCTGGCATGGAGAGATCTCCTGCCCGAGGACGACCATTCCCTCCCCGGCAACTTGCAGGGGATTGTCCGGCATGACGAAAGCAGCATGGCATCCCGACAACCCATGTCGACCGGAATTCGAACTGACTGGAACGGGCAGATTGTGCGCCTTGCCGGATTTATCGTGCCAATCGACCATCGCGGCACCGGTGTCACGGCGTTTATTCTTGTTCCCTATGTCGGGGCCTGCGTTCATGTTCCCCCGCCGCCGTCCAATCAACTGGTCTTTGTGACCACCGAGGTCCCTTACGAAAGCTCCGGTATGTTCGAAGCTGTGGCCGTTACCGGAATGTTCGGCACGGCATCGACGTCGACACAACTGGCAGATATTGGATATGTCTTGTCAGCAGACGAGATCCGATCGTACCGGAGATAG
- a CDS encoding DUF3299 domain-containing protein: MFLGILSATFLPGRAFANPFREITWEDLIPQGVPYGEIIGEGQFDEANDTWLPEFDENAKLVNTGLDGKPVKLPGYIIPFDMDSDGVTSFMLAPYVGACIHTPPPPPNQLVFVTTQTPWPSDSMWDAVWVSGRLSAKAMSTQIADVGYQIEADKIELYEW; encoded by the coding sequence ATGTTCCTTGGCATCCTTTCGGCGACGTTCCTTCCGGGGCGGGCCTTTGCGAATCCATTCCGTGAGATCACTTGGGAAGACCTGATCCCCCAAGGTGTGCCTTATGGCGAGATCATCGGGGAAGGTCAGTTTGACGAGGCTAACGACACTTGGTTGCCGGAGTTTGACGAAAACGCGAAGCTGGTGAACACTGGCCTCGATGGCAAGCCGGTGAAGCTGCCGGGTTACATCATCCCATTTGACATGGATTCCGACGGAGTGACGAGCTTCATGCTGGCGCCCTATGTCGGCGCCTGTATCCATACGCCTCCGCCGCCGCCGAACCAGTTGGTGTTCGTGACGACACAAACGCCATGGCCGAGCGATTCAATGTGGGATGCGGTCTGGGTCTCGGGTCGCTTGTCAGCCAAGGCCATGTCAACGCAGATCGCAGATGTTGGTTATCAGATCGAGGCAGACAAGATCGAACTTTACGAATGGTAA
- a CDS encoding ABC transporter permease, giving the protein MILRLAFGSLLARALTVGMTILAIALSVALFLGVEKVRTGARASFADTISGTDLIVGARSGSVQLLLYSVFRIGNATNNVTWESYQDIASQKEVDWIVPISLGDSHRQFRVMGTTDAFFKHYKYRGDRSLEMAEGHGLDDLYDAVIGAEVAATLGYSVGDPIVVSHGLASFTDHDDQPFRVAGIVARTGTPVDRTVIVSLEAIEAIHVDWQSGAHVPGQSTPVERIRQMDLTPGGITAALVGVHSRLQVFGLQRRINEYPEEPLLAILPGVALQELWQIVGVAETALTAVSAMVVVTALLGMMAMIFASLNERRREMAIWRAMGARPATILGLLVLEAALMAAIGAALGLALLYIGLAVAQPLVDSAYGLWLPIDPPTAREVAVLAGVIVAAGIASLVPALRAYRLSLADGMMVRI; this is encoded by the coding sequence ATGATCCTGCGGCTTGCCTTTGGCTCGCTCTTGGCGCGTGCCCTGACCGTCGGAATGACGATCCTTGCCATTGCGCTGTCGGTCGCCCTGTTTCTGGGCGTAGAAAAGGTACGTACCGGCGCGCGCGCGAGTTTCGCGGATACGATATCGGGGACCGATCTGATCGTTGGCGCGCGGTCGGGGTCCGTGCAACTGTTGCTCTATTCAGTGTTTCGGATTGGCAATGCCACGAACAATGTGACGTGGGAAAGCTATCAGGACATCGCAAGCCAGAAGGAGGTCGACTGGATCGTACCGATCTCTCTGGGGGACAGTCATCGACAGTTCCGGGTGATGGGTACGACAGACGCCTTTTTCAAACATTACAAATATCGCGGCGACCGGTCGCTTGAGATGGCCGAGGGCCACGGGCTCGACGATCTTTATGATGCGGTGATCGGGGCCGAGGTCGCCGCGACACTGGGCTACAGCGTCGGCGATCCTATCGTCGTGTCGCACGGGCTGGCGTCATTTACCGACCATGACGATCAGCCCTTTCGTGTGGCTGGCATTGTGGCCCGCACGGGTACCCCGGTGGACCGCACGGTTATTGTCAGTCTTGAGGCGATCGAGGCGATCCATGTTGACTGGCAGTCAGGCGCACATGTCCCCGGTCAGTCAACGCCGGTCGAACGCATCCGACAGATGGACCTGACCCCGGGGGGCATCACCGCCGCGCTGGTCGGCGTCCATTCTCGTCTTCAGGTCTTTGGCTTGCAACGTCGGATCAATGAATATCCAGAGGAGCCGCTTTTGGCGATCCTTCCCGGCGTCGCGCTTCAGGAACTATGGCAGATCGTCGGTGTCGCCGAGACCGCGCTTACGGCGGTGTCGGCCATGGTGGTAGTGACGGCGCTGCTGGGGATGATGGCGATGATTTTCGCGTCCTTGAACGAACGTCGCCGCGAGATGGCGATCTGGCGGGCCATGGGCGCGCGGCCTGCGACAATTCTGGGGTTGCTGGTTCTTGAGGCCGCGCTGATGGCAGCCATTGGTGCCGCACTGGGCCTCGCGCTGCTCTATATCGGGTTGGCCGTCGCACAGCCACTGGTGGACAGTGCCTATGGCCTCTGGCTGCCGATCGATCCACCGACAGCGCGGGAAGTGGCCGTGCTCGCGGGTGTGATCGTTGCGGCAGGAATTGCCAGTCTGGTGCCGGCCCTGAGGGCCTACCGCCTGTCTCTGGCCGATGGTATGATGGTGAGAATATGA